From the Streptomyces sp. NBC_00654 genome, the window GGTGTTCATCGGGGTCTTCAGCCCGCCGCCGACGAAGCCGAAGACCCGGCCGCCGATCTCGACGCGCTCACCGTCCAGGACGGTGGTCCCGGGGCCCGCGTACTCGGGCCAGAGGGCGGGGACGTCGACGTTGCCGTAGGTGGCGTACGTCGGGGTGGGGAAGGCGGCGAACAGTTCGGCGTACTGCTTGCGCACCGCACCGAGGATCGCGGCGTTGCGGTCCTTCCCCGCCCAGAGTGAGCGGCCGAACTCACGCGCCTCCTCGAAGCGGCGTTCGGTGCGCAGCGCGACGATGCGGTCCGCGTTCCGCTCGCCGAAGAGGTCGGGGAAGATGCCGCGCGAATGGTCGGCGTAGTCGAGGAAGAGCACCAGGTCACCCAGGCAGAGGAGGGCGTCCGCCCCGTCCCCGG encodes:
- a CDS encoding metallophosphoesterase; this translates as MRGSEQDGRHGRDAAARRTTRVHVVSDVHGNTEALARAGDGADALLCLGDLVLFLDYADHSRGIFPDLFGERNADRIVALRTERRFEEAREFGRSLWAGKDRNAAILGAVRKQYAELFAAFPTPTYATYGNVDVPALWPEYAGPGTTVLDGERVEIGGRVFGFVGGGLKTPMNTPYEISDEEYAAKVEALGPVDVLCSHIPPEVPELTYDTVARRFERGSRALLDAIRGTRPRYALFGHVHQPLVRRMRIGTTECVNVGHFASTGVPWALTW